The Bacillota bacterium genome contains the following window.
CTTTCTTTGCGGGCCGGTTGGGGGCGAGAAGATTACAAGGTGGTAGCCATCAATGATCTGACAGACACTGCAACGTTGGCACACCTTCTTAAATACGATTCGAGTTACGGTATCTGGGATCAGGAAGTAAGCGTTCATGGAGACTTTTTTGTTATCGGGGAAGAAGAGATAAAGGTTTTTAGCGAAAGGGATCCCCGGGATCTTCCATGGTCAGAGTTGGGAGTGGATGTCGTCATTGAAGCTACCGGAAGGTTCCGTTCCCGTGAGGCGGCATCTGCCCATCTGCAAGCGGGTGCAAAAAAAGTGATCATCACAGCCCCGGGCGACAATGTTGATCTGACCATCGTTCTTGGTGTCAACGAGAACGATTACCGCCACGATGAGCATCACATCATATCCAATGCTTCCTGCACCACCAATGCCCTGGCACCGGTGGTCAAGGTTCTTCATGATAATTTCGGGATCAGAAAAGGGTTGATGAATACTACCCATGCCTATACAAATGATCAGGTATTGCTGGATTTCCCCAACAAGGATCTGCGCCGGGCGCGTTCCGCTCCCCTTTCCATCATTCCAACCTCGACCGGGGCAGCCAAAGCTGTCGGGTTGGTCATGCCGGAACTGGATGGCCTCCTCAATGGTTTTGCCCTCAGGGTTCCCACGGCGACGGT
Protein-coding sequences here:
- the gap gene encoding type I glyceraldehyde-3-phosphate dehydrogenase; its protein translation is MLKVGINGFGRIGRLSLRAGWGREDYKVVAINDLTDTATLAHLLKYDSSYGIWDQEVSVHGDFFVIGEEEIKVFSERDPRDLPWSELGVDVVIEATGRFRSREAASAHLQAGAKKVIITAPGDNVDLTIVLGVNENDYRHDEHHIISNASCTTNALAPVVKVLHDNFGIRKGLMNTTHAYTNDQVLLDFPNKDLRRARSAPLSIIPTSTGAAKAVGLVMPELDGLLNGFALRVPTATVSVVDFVVELDREVTAEEINDAFMKAAGRSMALAYSDEPLVSMDFKGNPYSSIVDGLSTMVVGGNLVRVVTWYDNEWAYSCRIGDLVTYMGQFF